In one Corallococcus sp. EGB genomic region, the following are encoded:
- a CDS encoding glycosyltransferase family 4 protein — protein MRVLLAIHHPLSQDLGAPGVTLALGRALQARGCTVDFYSYGEAFPGVEHFSALHNLRFPWVLSAHLARVARRYDVLDVTTGDAWPWAQAGRPGAARRHALVTRSHGLEHSFSRRIRADAREGRLRLSWKYPLYHGGFRLWEVERTLHLADHSILLNEGDAVFAREQLRVPAAKLSVIGHGLDAAFHGLSLPPPTQGPLRLAMVGSFLPTKGREDVIAAATRLQAQGLAFTLTLYGTGTPEPEVRAAFPAPLQPQLHVVPRYANATLPGLLAREEVLLFASRTEGYGMALVEAMASGLVPVSTPVGVAPSVVHPGRTGLLFPIGDVDALVAAVRELAAEPSRRYALRRAAQAQVQGLTWPDIAARTQALYEEVLRVRADSR, from the coding sequence ATGCGCGTGCTCCTGGCCATCCACCACCCGCTGTCCCAGGACCTGGGCGCTCCCGGCGTGACGCTCGCGCTGGGCCGCGCGCTCCAGGCCCGGGGCTGCACCGTGGACTTCTACAGCTACGGGGAGGCCTTCCCCGGCGTGGAGCACTTCAGCGCGCTCCACAACCTGCGCTTCCCGTGGGTGCTCTCCGCGCACCTGGCCCGCGTGGCGCGCCGCTATGACGTGCTGGATGTCACCACCGGGGACGCGTGGCCCTGGGCGCAAGCGGGGCGCCCCGGCGCCGCCCGCCGTCACGCGCTGGTGACGCGCAGCCACGGCCTGGAGCACTCCTTCTCCCGGCGGATCCGCGCCGACGCGCGCGAGGGCCGGCTGCGCCTGAGCTGGAAGTACCCGCTGTACCACGGCGGCTTCCGCCTCTGGGAGGTGGAGCGGACGCTGCACCTGGCGGATCACTCCATCCTCCTCAACGAAGGCGACGCCGTCTTCGCGCGCGAACAGCTGCGCGTCCCCGCCGCGAAGCTGAGCGTCATCGGCCACGGGCTCGACGCGGCCTTCCACGGCCTCTCCCTTCCGCCGCCCACGCAAGGCCCCCTGCGCCTCGCGATGGTGGGCTCCTTCCTGCCCACCAAGGGCCGCGAGGATGTCATCGCCGCCGCGACCCGGCTCCAGGCCCAGGGGCTCGCCTTCACCCTGACCCTCTATGGCACCGGCACCCCCGAGCCCGAGGTCCGCGCCGCCTTCCCCGCGCCACTCCAGCCCCAGCTCCACGTCGTCCCCCGTTATGCGAATGCGACGTTGCCCGGCCTGCTCGCGCGCGAGGAGGTGCTCCTCTTCGCCAGCCGCACGGAGGGCTACGGCATGGCGCTGGTGGAGGCCATGGCCTCCGGGCTCGTGCCCGTCTCCACTCCGGTGGGGGTGGCTCCCTCCGTCGTGCACCCCGGGCGCACGGGGCTGCTCTTCCCCATCGGAGACGTGGACGCGTTGGTGGCCGCGGTGCGCGAGCTGGCGGCGGAGCCGTCCCGGCGGTACGCCCTGCGCCGCGCGGCCCAGGCGCAGGTGCAGGGACTCACCTGGCCCGACATCGCCGCCCGCACCCAGGCGCTCTACGAAGAAGTCCTGCGAGTCAGGGCTGATAGCAGGTAG
- a CDS encoding MraY family glycosyltransferase has product MVTFFVAFLVSLLVALVLTWRVRERALAWGWLDQANSSRKVHVRAVPRLGGIGIVGGFFAPLCALFLVDSGVGDQFLAQTTLIVGLFVGGAIIAGLGFYDDLRGASAKLKFSVQFAVALGLYALGFRIEVLANPFGAELTLGLLSLPLTVLWVVGVINALNLIDGLDGLAGGVAFFGVGTHFLLALMRGDVLLCLLMVSLAGAILGFLVFNFNPASIFMGDTGSMFLGFVLAAVSIKTSSKSGTAVALLVPVMALGLPIMDTLLAMVRRSLLGRPMFSADREHIHHRLMSRLLLSHRTTVLVLYALCTLFMVTALALNFANSVQSALLLSGIGVVIMVLMRKLGYLDMLRHMDVVQQTRQRNLELRSLVRSVIGAVRDAGSLQEVWNAVRPLSTGLSLSALELRLRRPHEDLDGGVVFESQHPDAGAAAAWEVRLDVKEADILYGALRLVWRDGRAAIDRDEELALEVVADAVAERVGQLVALEAAEPQRIIALRR; this is encoded by the coding sequence ATGGTCACCTTCTTCGTCGCCTTCCTCGTGTCGCTCCTCGTGGCGCTGGTGCTCACGTGGCGCGTGCGTGAGCGTGCGCTGGCGTGGGGCTGGTTGGATCAGGCGAACTCCAGCCGCAAGGTGCACGTGCGGGCCGTCCCCCGGCTGGGCGGCATCGGCATCGTGGGGGGCTTCTTCGCGCCGCTGTGCGCGCTGTTCCTCGTGGACTCGGGCGTGGGGGATCAGTTCCTCGCGCAGACCACGCTCATCGTCGGCCTCTTCGTGGGCGGCGCCATCATCGCGGGGCTGGGCTTCTACGACGACCTCCGGGGCGCGAGCGCGAAGCTGAAGTTCTCCGTGCAGTTCGCGGTGGCGCTGGGGCTGTACGCGCTGGGCTTCCGCATCGAGGTGCTGGCCAACCCCTTCGGCGCGGAGCTGACGCTGGGGCTCTTGAGCCTGCCGTTGACGGTGCTGTGGGTGGTGGGCGTCATCAACGCGCTCAACCTCATTGACGGGTTGGACGGGCTGGCGGGCGGCGTCGCGTTCTTCGGCGTGGGCACCCACTTCCTGCTCGCGCTGATGCGCGGGGACGTGCTGCTGTGCCTGCTGATGGTGTCGCTCGCGGGCGCCATCCTCGGGTTCCTGGTGTTCAACTTCAACCCGGCGTCCATCTTCATGGGGGACACGGGCAGCATGTTCCTGGGCTTCGTGCTCGCGGCGGTGTCCATCAAGACGTCGTCGAAGAGCGGCACCGCGGTGGCGCTGCTCGTGCCGGTGATGGCGCTGGGCCTGCCCATCATGGACACGCTGCTGGCCATGGTGCGCCGCTCGCTGCTGGGCAGGCCCATGTTCAGCGCGGACCGGGAGCACATCCACCACCGGCTGATGAGCCGCCTGCTGTTGTCCCACCGCACCACCGTGCTGGTGCTCTACGCGCTGTGCACGCTGTTCATGGTCACCGCGCTGGCGCTCAACTTCGCCAACAGTGTGCAGAGCGCGCTGCTGCTCAGCGGCATCGGCGTGGTCATCATGGTGCTGATGCGCAAGCTGGGCTACCTGGACATGCTGCGCCACATGGACGTGGTCCAGCAGACGCGCCAGCGCAACCTGGAGCTGCGTTCGCTGGTGCGCTCCGTCATCGGCGCGGTGCGCGACGCCGGCTCGCTCCAGGAGGTGTGGAACGCCGTGCGCCCGCTGTCCACGGGGCTGAGCCTGTCCGCGCTGGAGCTGCGCCTGCGCCGCCCGCACGAGGACCTGGACGGAGGCGTCGTCTTCGAGTCCCAGCATCCCGATGCCGGCGCCGCGGCCGCGTGGGAGGTGCGCCTGGACGTGAAGGAGGCGGACATCCTGTACGGCGCGCTGCGCCTGGTCTGGCGCGACGGCCGGGCCGCCATCGACCGGGACGAGGAGCTGGCGTTGGAGGTGGTGGCGGACGCGGTGGCGGAGCGCGTGGGGCAGCTCGTGGCGCTGGAGGCCGCGGAGCCCCAGCGCATCATCGCGCTCCGGCGGTGA